From Novipirellula caenicola:
ATCCAAGTTGGAAATCGATTTCGCCAACAAGGGCGTCACCTTCAAAACCTTAGAACTCCGAGTCAATGACTTCCTTGGCAGCACGAGTTCCCAGGGCGCCCCACAGTCCGTAGGGGCTTTGTGCGCCTGCAACCGTTTTGGGCGATCCGTGATACGAGATCATTGCCGTGTTGCTATTACCCGCTTCAATCGAATCGGTGATGAACTTCACCGCTCCATCGCCCATCAAGACGTGGGCTCCACCTTGGTGACGACTGGAAACGGTGACCATCGAGTCGTTACTGGTACGTCCGCCGGTACAGATTCCCGAATTGGGCGGCAGGATCGTGTGCACTTGAGTAAAGAAGTGCATCGCATCATGCCAGCGATATCCACGTCCCAGCAATGCACTTACTGAACCTCCCGCACCCGCGTTCCAGAATTGTGGTCGCTCAGGATCATGGAACTGGTCCATGAACCTTGGGTTTTTCCGGCACTCGGCGCGTCCATGACCATTTTTATCGTTGTAAGCGGGATCTTGCGGGAACGACGTTCGCACATCCGCATCCCCAAGATCCGTCGTCAATTCGCCACATATCACGGTGTTGGCCAAGCCATCAAGCGTATCGCGGAATCTCATGCGGCTGTTCATCACGAACATGCCTCGATGAACCTTTCGCGAACGTGTCGCCTGGGTTTGATTGTTCGCGGTATAGGGCATGGTTGCACCGCTGGATACCTTGTGAACGAATACTTTGCCTTCGCGAGACATCACGGACGAATCACCCATACACGCCCCGTAATTGGTTCGACCAAGTGCCGGAAGCCCTTGCCCTGGATCACTCGGGCATCGGAACGACGCGATGTTTGTCGCCCAAGGCCCATAGTCAATTCGCGCTACCCCCGGTCCCATGGCCTGCCAAGGCGGGTTTTTCGCAGAACCGTTCGCCTTCACATTGAGTGGGTTTGAAATCTGTTCCCAAAGCGCCTGTTGCTCGATAAACGGCAGCACGCTAATTAAAAAGGATCCACGCCGGTTGATACTCGTTCCGTTATTGTCACCCGCGTAAATCTGCTGTCCCGCGGGTCGATCGGTACCGGTACCATGGACCGGCAACCCCTTGTACGCGGAATGGTAATTGTGAATGCCCAAGCCGATTTGCTTGAAATTGTTACTGCAGCTCATACGCCGAGCCGCTTCTCGAGCGGCCTGCACCGCCGGCAGCAACAATCCCACTAGGACTCCGATGATCGCGATAACGACCAGTAATTCGACAAGAGTGAATCCAGTACGCTGACGATTCATTCGAATAACTCCAATACGAGAAGAGAGAAGAGGAGGACAAAGCAAAACGCGACACTCAACCCGCCGCGTACCAAGGCCCTCGTATGGAGTGATTCCCGTCCCTCTTGAAGTTCTTCGCGCGAAATCTGAGAATTATTCCCGCTTTTCGCCGAATTCGCCTCCTTTTTTAAGAAAATCAAAAGAATGATCGCAAAATGAAGGCGGAGCTTCGGGAATAAGAATGAGTCGCGCTAACCCGGTTCACTTCAACTTACGCCATCAAGTTTGATGCTCCACTGCACAAGGAAAACGGTCATCCAAGAGGAACGATCCCAAGACGAATTCGTTCGCTTGCTCGCGATGCACTCGAGCAAGGTGATGTCGTTCATTCGCATCCTTACGATGAATCACCAGGATGATGCCGAAGAGATTTTCCAATTGACCTGTGTGGTGCTGTGGCAAAAGTTCTCGCAGTACGATCCGACAGGCAATTTCGCAGCTTGGGCTTGCCGTATCGCACATTACGAAACGCTGAAACATCGCGAATCAAAGCGTCGTATCAAACTGCTCAGCGACGATGCGCTCGAGGCTTTGGCCGAAGCGGCCATGCCCATTTCGGCTGAGCTGAGCGAGCGCCGAACCGCATTGTCAGAGTGCCTAAAGAAGCTGCCGGCCTCGGATCACGACTTGATCCGCCAAAAGTACTTCGAAGGTTTGAGCGTCGGTGAAATTTCAAATCGACTCGGTCGCTCGACTCATGCGATCTACCGTGAATTGAGTAAAGTACACGGGATGCTATTACGATGCGTGCAACGCTCTGCCACTGAGGCACTTTCATGAACATGGACAACCACCCATTGCAAACACTACGCACCCTGATCGTGAAATCGCAGTCGGAATCGCTGAGCGAATCCGAGATCGCCGAACTTAATGAGCTGATTTGCTCCGAAGGCGGTGCCGCCGAAGCAGCCGCGCTGATTGACCAGCTTTGCGCCTTCAGCGACTCAGGCAGACTCGACTCGTTGCCAATGGCCGAGGTTCTATCCGAAGCATTCAGCCAAGCTCCGGCACTCGATCGCGAACTTAGCGGCCATCGCGACGCAGGCTTGACGACTGCGTCCCATGTAACGTCCTTGGCGAACTCGAACGAAACATCATCCACCACCAACGCGGAATCATCGCGAAGCCCCGATACATCCTCGCGTCATTCTGATCGATGGACGAAAGCCTATTGGTGGGTCGGTTTGGCTGCCAGCCATCTGTTGATCGCATCCCTGGCATGGTCGTTTGCCAAACCGTCACCGAGCCAATCGACGTTTACCAATGAATTCATTGCCCAGCACAGTTCCCAAGCCAAGCCACCACAGCTGGTTTCGATGACCGCATGTGTGTGGAGTTCATCCGGCGACTTAGTCCCCACGATCGGAGAACCGATCAGCTCGGGTGAGATCCTGAAGCTTGTCGAAGGCATTGCGGAATTAAGAATTGGCGAAGACACTCCGGGGGAAGCACTGGTACGAATCGAGGGCCCCGCAAGCGTTTCCATCGGCGTCGACGGCCAAATTGGACTTCTGCAAGGCTCGATGACCGCAAAGACGCTCGGGACTGGCAGCAGAAACGTGACTGTCGATACCGCGATAGGCAGGATTATCGTTGATGGGCAAAGTTCGATCGGATTGGTTTCAAGTGAATCCGAAACGGAAGTGCATCTATTCACTGGACGTGTGTCGGTGGAACCCAATCAAGCGGCATTCAACGCCAGCAAAATTTTCCTGGAAGAAGGAGAAGCGGTGCGTCTATCCCTCACGCCGGGAGAAGGTGCATCGGTTGTCAAGTTCAATGCCTCGGAGGCGAACTTTGTTTCGGCTCGATCACCCGGTTTTGATCCACTGAATATCGGGGAACGATACGTTGACGCCGTATTGGAATCTCAGCCAAGCATCTATTGGCGATTCGAAGAACTCAAAGGCGAATTTCCTCAGTTTGTCAAAAACCAAGGCAGCGCAGCGGGCATGGATGCGACGGTGGTGGGCATCCCGAGTTGGCGTCAATATGGCAAGAACCGGGTGGCGGAACTAGGGACGTCGACATCATCGGCATTCCGCACCCTGCAACCTTGGCCGCAAGAACCTCTCGA
This genomic window contains:
- a CDS encoding DUF1559 domain-containing protein, whose product is MNRQRTGFTLVELLVVIAIIGVLVGLLLPAVQAAREAARRMSCSNNFKQIGLGIHNYHSAYKGLPVHGTGTDRPAGQQIYAGDNNGTSINRRGSFLISVLPFIEQQALWEQISNPLNVKANGSAKNPPWQAMGPGVARIDYGPWATNIASFRCPSDPGQGLPALGRTNYGACMGDSSVMSREGKVFVHKVSSGATMPYTANNQTQATRSRKVHRGMFVMNSRMRFRDTLDGLANTVICGELTTDLGDADVRTSFPQDPAYNDKNGHGRAECRKNPRFMDQFHDPERPQFWNAGAGGSVSALLGRGYRWHDAMHFFTQVHTILPPNSGICTGGRTSNDSMVTVSSRHQGGAHVLMGDGAVKFITDSIEAGNSNTAMISYHGSPKTVAGAQSPYGLWGALGTRAAKEVIDSEF
- a CDS encoding sigma-70 family RNA polymerase sigma factor, with the translated sequence MLHCTRKTVIQEERSQDEFVRLLAMHSSKVMSFIRILTMNHQDDAEEIFQLTCVVLWQKFSQYDPTGNFAAWACRIAHYETLKHRESKRRIKLLSDDALEALAEAAMPISAELSERRTALSECLKKLPASDHDLIRQKYFEGLSVGEISNRLGRSTHAIYRELSKVHGMLLRCVQRSATEALS
- a CDS encoding LamG domain-containing protein yields the protein MNMDNHPLQTLRTLIVKSQSESLSESEIAELNELICSEGGAAEAAALIDQLCAFSDSGRLDSLPMAEVLSEAFSQAPALDRELSGHRDAGLTTASHVTSLANSNETSSTTNAESSRSPDTSSRHSDRWTKAYWWVGLAASHLLIASLAWSFAKPSPSQSTFTNEFIAQHSSQAKPPQLVSMTACVWSSSGDLVPTIGEPISSGEILKLVEGIAELRIGEDTPGEALVRIEGPASVSIGVDGQIGLLQGSMTAKTLGTGSRNVTVDTAIGRIIVDGQSSIGLVSSESETEVHLFTGRVSVEPNQAAFNASKIFLEEGEAVRLSLTPGEGASVVKFNASEANFVSARSPGFDPLNIGERYVDAVLESQPSIYWRFEELKGEFPQFVKNQGSAAGMDATVVGIPSWRQYGKNRVAELGTSTSSAFRTLQPWPQEPLDEYTIEMWVKPQLFHHGEVLCLHDVEELEDGRYQHTMMLETTAQHYFTHRLSDSPANRFRFVHRQLGASQPISATSLFSDGQYQARVWQHVVAAKKGDRQILWVDGQLAAERNNPVPLSPNVQILVGQVYPTSVYRKFVGQIDEIAIYDRCLSLAELRKHIKAAGRSVAPAQVMTSE